A stretch of the Porifericola rhodea genome encodes the following:
- a CDS encoding DUF1553 domain-containing protein: MNISCKTLLSAFFVGAISACQVDKPEEILEAEARIPDKVSYNFHVKPILSDRCFACHGPDEKNRGAELRLDLAEEAKAELKENKGKYAIVDGELADSEIYHRILSDDPELQMPPPESNLQLSTEEKAILLRWIEQGANYEPHWAFVPPQKTTPPKADKSWVANEIDHFVYKQMQSEGLSPSPEADRETLIRRLSFDLRGLPPSLEEIDHFVADKSPRAYEKLVEKMLASPAYGERMAAHWLDVARYADSDGYLDDKHRDFSPWRDWLIEAFNQNMPYDRFATLQLAGDLLPDAGKEEILPTAFNRLHKKNSEAGIVFEEYRVEYVADRTNTLGKAFLGLSLECARCHDHKYDPVSQEDYFSMFAFFNSTHETGSPVYGPDQTPGPALLLSEEKTDQQIADLTTFIQKQEAKIEQSKSDEDFEHWLASTPNLKKELESSLLRALTAYYPLDHFEEKEKGTAHSPNLLNRGQAATLKEAIIKDGVKGKAFFVSDYNSLVLGDKVGWYERTQPFSVDLWVYTDTVYEEAGVFTHCEDLRLGLKGYSLYLRENKLQFIIAHSWPQNAIELVSEQALPAKAWSRVTISYDGSSRAEGVKIYLNGNPLALNVQADNLYKGILYEPDIHTYGFRGFHLGSRDKITPMKNGGLDEIRIFNTNLSPLEVSYLTGPEESLELLKQAQNASLLKEYYFQRYQDPSEQKKLTALRDTLNQLMNTIPEIMVMGDLDEARTTYLLERGNYNQAGKEVIPATPASILSFPDSLPPNRLGLAQWMFAEDNPLTARVIVNRMWQLHFGKGLVSTSDDLGNQGALPTHPELLDYLSVWLREHNWDLKALHTLIVTSATYRQSSKLTPELLEQDPENLYLARAPRFRLPAEMIRDNALAISGLLVNKVGGKSVYPYQPEGLWDELSNKSWRYPYLQENGEGLYRRSIYTIWKRTSPPPSMLIFDMPQRGECTVRRTTTSTPLQALVLLNDPQYIEAARVLAENVLQQEESVEAALHSAFRLLTGRKPQAKELELMQAHYQDEYQKFSRSPQDLNNFLSIGEQELKSEPSEKLAALAVVTNSIMNTHEAYTRK, encoded by the coding sequence ATGAACATAAGCTGCAAAACCTTGCTTTCTGCATTTTTTGTTGGTGCTATTTCTGCTTGTCAGGTAGATAAGCCCGAAGAGATTCTGGAAGCTGAAGCCCGCATCCCTGATAAGGTAAGTTACAACTTTCATGTAAAGCCTATACTTTCTGACCGTTGTTTTGCGTGCCACGGGCCAGATGAAAAAAATCGTGGAGCTGAACTCCGACTAGACCTTGCAGAAGAAGCTAAAGCTGAGCTCAAAGAAAATAAGGGTAAATATGCCATTGTAGATGGTGAGCTTGCTGACAGTGAAATTTATCATCGCATACTGAGTGATGATCCTGAGTTACAAATGCCCCCTCCGGAGTCTAACCTTCAACTTAGCACTGAAGAAAAAGCTATACTGCTACGCTGGATAGAACAAGGAGCAAACTACGAGCCCCACTGGGCATTTGTTCCTCCTCAAAAAACAACACCCCCAAAGGCAGACAAGAGTTGGGTAGCTAATGAGATTGACCATTTTGTATACAAACAAATGCAATCCGAAGGGTTGTCTCCTTCTCCTGAGGCAGATCGTGAAACATTGATCCGTCGCCTGAGCTTTGACCTGAGAGGGCTACCTCCCTCACTGGAAGAAATTGATCATTTTGTAGCTGACAAATCTCCACGAGCTTATGAGAAGCTGGTAGAAAAAATGCTAGCCTCTCCTGCTTACGGGGAGCGTATGGCAGCGCATTGGCTGGATGTTGCCCGCTATGCGGATAGCGATGGTTACCTGGACGATAAGCATCGCGATTTCTCCCCCTGGCGCGACTGGCTGATTGAGGCATTCAATCAGAACATGCCTTATGATCGCTTTGCCACCTTACAATTGGCCGGAGACCTGTTGCCCGATGCCGGAAAAGAGGAAATTTTACCTACTGCCTTTAACCGCTTGCATAAGAAAAACTCAGAAGCAGGAATTGTTTTTGAAGAGTATAGAGTGGAATATGTTGCTGACCGCACCAATACCCTCGGAAAAGCATTTTTAGGTCTTTCACTTGAATGTGCCCGCTGCCATGACCATAAGTACGACCCCGTTTCTCAGGAGGACTACTTTAGTATGTTTGCCTTCTTCAACAGCACCCACGAAACGGGTAGCCCTGTATATGGCCCCGACCAGACTCCGGGCCCTGCTCTACTTCTTAGCGAAGAAAAAACGGATCAGCAGATTGCCGATCTAACTACTTTTATTCAAAAACAGGAAGCTAAAATTGAGCAGTCAAAGTCAGACGAAGATTTTGAGCATTGGCTGGCTTCCACTCCAAACCTCAAAAAAGAACTTGAAAGCAGTCTGCTACGAGCTCTTACAGCCTATTACCCGCTAGACCATTTTGAAGAAAAAGAAAAAGGTACTGCTCACTCTCCTAACCTGCTAAATCGGGGCCAAGCCGCAACCCTAAAAGAGGCAATCATTAAAGATGGGGTTAAGGGTAAAGCCTTTTTTGTGAGCGACTACAACTCTTTAGTGCTGGGAGACAAAGTGGGTTGGTATGAGCGTACTCAGCCTTTTTCGGTAGACCTCTGGGTGTATACTGATACTGTTTACGAAGAAGCAGGCGTATTTACCCACTGCGAAGACCTCAGGCTTGGCCTAAAAGGGTATTCTCTGTACCTGAGAGAAAATAAATTGCAATTTATTATCGCGCACTCCTGGCCTCAAAACGCTATTGAGTTAGTCAGCGAACAGGCCTTGCCGGCAAAAGCATGGAGCAGAGTAACCATAAGCTATGATGGATCCAGTCGTGCCGAAGGTGTAAAAATTTACCTTAATGGCAACCCCCTCGCACTGAACGTACAGGCAGACAATCTGTACAAAGGCATACTTTATGAGCCTGATATACATACTTATGGCTTTCGGGGGTTTCATCTGGGTAGCCGGGATAAAATTACTCCTATGAAAAACGGCGGGCTGGATGAGATCAGAATTTTTAATACAAACCTCAGCCCTCTGGAAGTAAGCTACCTCACCGGGCCAGAAGAGAGTCTGGAACTACTCAAACAAGCGCAAAATGCTTCTCTACTGAAAGAATATTACTTTCAGCGATACCAGGACCCATCTGAGCAGAAAAAGCTTACCGCCTTACGAGACACGCTCAATCAGCTGATGAATACCATACCAGAAATTATGGTGATGGGGGATTTAGATGAAGCCCGTACTACCTATCTTCTGGAAAGAGGCAACTATAACCAAGCAGGCAAAGAAGTAATACCAGCTACACCTGCCAGTATATTGAGCTTTCCTGACAGCCTGCCGCCCAACCGTCTGGGTTTGGCTCAATGGATGTTTGCCGAAGATAATCCTCTTACTGCCAGAGTTATTGTCAACCGCATGTGGCAGCTTCATTTTGGCAAAGGGCTGGTTAGCACCTCCGACGACTTAGGAAACCAGGGGGCACTACCAACCCACCCAGAGCTTTTGGACTATCTGTCGGTATGGCTAAGAGAGCACAACTGGGATCTAAAAGCGCTTCATACACTAATTGTGACTTCTGCTACTTATCGCCAAAGCTCTAAGTTAACTCCGGAGCTACTGGAGCAGGACCCCGAAAACTTATATCTGGCCCGGGCACCCCGCTTTAGATTACCGGCAGAAATGATTCGTGACAATGCGCTGGCCATTAGTGGCTTGCTGGTAAATAAAGTCGGCGGTAAAAGTGTATACCCCTATCAACCGGAAGGGCTATGGGACGAGCTGAGCAATAAATCGTGGCGCTACCCTTACCTACAGGAAAATGGAGAAGGATTGTACCGACGAAGCATATACACCATCTGGAAACGTACTTCTCCTCCTCCTTCTATGCTCATTTTTGATATGCCGCAGAGGGGAGAGTGTACGGTTCGTCGTACCACTACCAGCACTCCTTTACAGGCTTTGGTACTCCTCAACGACCCTCAGTATATAGAAGCTGCTCGTGTACTGGCAGAGAATGTTTTACAGCAAGAAGAAAGTGTGGAAGCCGCACTTCATTCTGCCTTTCGCTTGCTGACTGGTCGTAAGCCACAAGCCAAAGAACTGGAGCTGATGCAGGCACACTATCAGGACGAGTATCAGAAATTCTCACGAAGCCCTCAGGACTTAAATAATTTTTTAAGTATCGGAGAGCAAGAGTTGAAAAGTGAACCCAGCGAGAAGTTGGCTGCTCTGGCAGTAGTTACCAATAGTATTATGAACACCCACGAGGCCTACACCCGAAAATAG
- a CDS encoding gluconate 2-dehydrogenase subunit 3 family protein, with protein MDRRTALKRAALFAGGIALIPSCNFSPEREAVALDNLQIDLKHQDLLATILETIIPAGKQGEKSDEPQEPGAEALNLYRFVLVMVDDCEPPEVQQIFTSGLRHISQFAKEKLQMEVEQGEQAQNEKLITSLLNMEVNEEATDKTLEDIQAFLNLSKRYAIQGFMASEYVMTEKFPYKLVPGTFQTCVSTDGLTVM; from the coding sequence ATGGATAGAAGAACAGCCCTTAAGAGGGCGGCGCTATTCGCCGGAGGTATTGCCCTGATACCGTCCTGTAATTTCAGCCCCGAACGGGAAGCCGTAGCACTGGATAATTTGCAGATAGACCTGAAGCATCAGGATTTACTGGCTACAATTCTGGAAACCATTATACCCGCCGGAAAGCAGGGCGAAAAGAGTGACGAGCCTCAGGAGCCGGGCGCGGAAGCTTTAAATTTATATCGTTTTGTACTGGTTATGGTAGACGACTGCGAACCCCCAGAGGTGCAGCAGATATTTACCAGTGGCTTGAGGCATATCAGTCAGTTTGCGAAAGAGAAGTTACAGATGGAAGTTGAGCAAGGAGAGCAGGCACAAAACGAAAAGCTTATCACCAGTCTGCTCAACATGGAAGTAAATGAAGAGGCTACTGACAAAACTCTGGAAGATATACAGGCTTTTCTTAATCTAAGTAAGCGCTATGCAATACAGGGTTTTATGGCTTCTGAATACGTGATGACTGAAAAATTTCCTTACAAATTGGTGCCCGGTACATTTCAGACCTGTGTATCAACAGATGGTTTAACGGTAATGTAA
- a CDS encoding GMC oxidoreductase, with protein sequence MANLNIDSEKNRTYDAIVIGSGISGGWAAKELTEKGLKTLVLERGRDVKHVKDYPTTNMLPWELEHRGKVSHKLLEENPVAGKCYAFREDTQHFFTRDKEQPYVQDKPFDWIRGYQVGGKSLLWARHTQRWSDFDFEGPARDGFAVDWPIRYQDIAPWYSHVEKFSGISGNKDGLPNLPDGEFLPPMELNCVEKYFKEKVEKQYKGRNVIIARCAHLSKPQQIHLEQGRSQCMNRNLCQRGCPFGGYFSSNSSTLPWAANTGNLSLRPNSVVHSIIYDEQKERASGVRVLDAESKEMMEFYAPVVFVNASALNTNLILLNSTSNRFPQGLGNDNGLLGKYIAFHNYRAKISGEYDGFLDSTTVGRRPTSGYIPRFRNVHKQETDFLRGYASGFSASRRVVRSYDGIGHELKENMLTPEWGLWRVGSHMMGETIPKESNYLSLDNENQDPYGIPQLKVSVDYDDNDEKMIQDFFEQLTEMYTQAGFTNIKTRDTHQAPGLDIHEMGGVRMGHDPKTSLLDKWNRLHACKNVFVTDGACMTSTSTQNPSLTYMALAARAVDFAVKEKKKLNI encoded by the coding sequence ATGGCAAATCTGAATATAGACAGCGAAAAGAATAGAACCTACGATGCTATTGTCATCGGATCAGGAATAAGTGGTGGATGGGCTGCCAAAGAGCTTACGGAAAAAGGCCTGAAGACTCTGGTTTTAGAAAGAGGGAGAGATGTAAAACATGTGAAGGATTATCCTACTACCAATATGCTGCCCTGGGAACTGGAGCATAGAGGTAAGGTAAGCCATAAGTTATTAGAAGAGAACCCAGTAGCCGGAAAGTGTTATGCCTTTAGAGAAGATACGCAGCACTTTTTTACCAGAGATAAGGAGCAGCCCTATGTGCAGGATAAGCCTTTTGACTGGATAAGAGGCTATCAGGTAGGGGGTAAGTCATTACTTTGGGCCCGACATACCCAGCGGTGGAGCGATTTTGACTTTGAAGGTCCTGCTCGTGATGGCTTTGCAGTAGACTGGCCTATACGCTATCAAGACATTGCCCCCTGGTATAGTCATGTGGAGAAGTTTAGTGGTATTTCTGGCAACAAAGATGGTTTGCCCAATTTGCCCGATGGTGAGTTTTTGCCTCCTATGGAGCTTAACTGTGTAGAAAAATATTTTAAAGAAAAGGTAGAGAAGCAGTACAAAGGACGTAATGTTATTATCGCTCGTTGCGCACACCTCTCCAAACCTCAGCAGATACATCTGGAACAGGGCAGGAGCCAGTGTATGAACAGGAATTTGTGCCAGCGAGGTTGTCCTTTTGGCGGATATTTTAGTAGTAATTCCTCTACTTTACCCTGGGCAGCCAATACTGGAAACTTAAGCCTGAGACCCAATTCAGTAGTACATTCCATAATTTACGATGAGCAAAAAGAGAGGGCCAGCGGTGTGCGAGTGCTGGATGCTGAAAGCAAAGAGATGATGGAGTTTTACGCGCCAGTGGTCTTTGTCAATGCAAGTGCGCTAAATACTAATCTGATATTGCTTAATTCCACATCTAACCGCTTTCCGCAAGGGCTGGGTAATGATAACGGACTTCTAGGTAAGTATATAGCTTTCCATAACTACAGGGCCAAAATCTCTGGCGAGTATGATGGCTTTTTAGATAGCACTACTGTAGGGCGGCGACCTACATCAGGCTATATCCCCCGCTTTAGAAATGTGCACAAACAAGAAACAGATTTTCTGAGAGGTTATGCTTCGGGCTTTAGTGCAAGCCGTAGAGTAGTCCGTTCCTATGATGGTATTGGGCATGAACTTAAAGAAAATATGCTTACACCTGAATGGGGCTTGTGGCGAGTAGGCTCTCATATGATGGGAGAAACCATTCCTAAAGAAAGCAATTATTTAAGCCTGGACAACGAGAACCAAGACCCTTATGGTATACCTCAGCTTAAAGTAAGTGTAGACTATGACGATAATGATGAGAAGATGATTCAGGATTTCTTTGAGCAACTTACAGAGATGTATACACAGGCAGGTTTTACTAATATTAAAACCAGAGATACACATCAGGCTCCCGGATTAGACATACACGAAATGGGAGGTGTACGCATGGGGCACGACCCTAAGACTTCTCTCTTGGATAAGTGGAACCGACTGCATGCCTGCAAAAATGTGTTTGTGACTGATGGTGCCTGTATGACTTCTACCAGTACTCAAAACCCATCACTTACTTATATGGCATTAGCCGCCCGTGCCGTAGACTTTGCGGTAAAGGAAAAGAAAAAGCTTAACATATAA
- a CDS encoding DUF4251 domain-containing protein, with the protein MKPTYILTFALALFTFISSADAQSKAEKREARKQERLEKKRQREQAIEEGKTVALELANEQAFVLEADALYDRYMNRYNMVSNSFILLDGDRVVLQTAAPGYFGYNGLGGITLNGKLVDYEVTEGKKGKPLRINAQLNTTALGHGTLNMTISGNGNAQATFRDSWGNRITFSGQVNSLDNSVIYEGMSIFG; encoded by the coding sequence ATGAAACCTACATATATTTTAACTTTTGCTTTGGCACTTTTTACTTTTATCAGCAGTGCCGATGCACAATCAAAAGCAGAAAAGCGAGAAGCCAGAAAACAGGAGCGGCTAGAGAAAAAGCGCCAGCGCGAGCAAGCGATAGAAGAAGGGAAAACTGTAGCTCTTGAACTGGCTAATGAGCAGGCCTTCGTGCTGGAAGCAGATGCGCTTTACGATAGATACATGAACCGTTATAATATGGTATCTAACAGCTTCATCCTCTTAGATGGGGATAGGGTAGTTTTACAAACAGCGGCACCCGGATATTTTGGCTACAACGGTCTGGGCGGTATTACATTAAACGGCAAGCTGGTAGACTACGAAGTTACTGAGGGTAAGAAGGGTAAACCACTGAGAATTAACGCGCAGCTCAATACCACAGCCCTTGGACATGGAACTCTTAATATGACTATTTCTGGTAATGGAAACGCGCAGGCAACCTTTAGAGATAGCTGGGGCAACCGCATTACCTTTTCCGGACAGGTCAACAGTCTGGACAATTCTGTAATTTATGAGGGTATGAGTATCTTCGGTTAA
- a CDS encoding LuxR C-terminal-related transcriptional regulator — MPQMTSFCTLQKYWEQQDFVCSENIPQPHWKPSPGGIGDSYSYIYDHVSSCYARLDQAVHKILGYYPEEVNREGLSFMDKKIHPEDHEPVMDLLQRVWQMILDQPPAYRKEYNMSIDYRLQHANGKFVHLIQQNSILTTDSIGNIVYSSGVCYDISHWQKKTPPTLSLYHNANLITRWRAKPSPVASTISRREKEVVREVCKGKTSIQIADELHISKHTVDTHRKTIMRKLGIKGTPALVQFAHQYELI, encoded by the coding sequence ATGCCTCAGATGACCTCTTTTTGCACACTTCAAAAATACTGGGAGCAGCAGGATTTTGTATGCTCCGAGAACATTCCACAACCCCATTGGAAGCCCAGCCCCGGGGGGATAGGGGATAGCTATAGCTATATTTATGATCATGTGAGCTCATGCTACGCTCGTCTAGATCAGGCTGTGCACAAAATTCTGGGCTACTACCCGGAAGAAGTAAACCGCGAAGGCTTGAGTTTTATGGATAAAAAGATTCATCCTGAAGACCATGAGCCAGTAATGGACTTGCTGCAACGTGTATGGCAAATGATACTGGACCAGCCACCTGCTTACCGGAAAGAGTACAATATGAGTATTGACTATCGGTTGCAGCATGCTAATGGTAAGTTTGTGCATCTGATACAACAGAACAGTATACTCACAACTGATAGCATAGGTAATATTGTGTACAGCTCTGGAGTGTGTTATGATATTTCTCACTGGCAAAAGAAAACACCGCCCACTCTAAGTCTTTATCATAACGCTAATCTGATTACTCGCTGGAGGGCAAAACCTTCTCCGGTAGCGAGTACTATCAGCCGCAGAGAAAAGGAAGTAGTACGGGAGGTTTGTAAAGGTAAAACCTCTATACAAATAGCTGACGAGCTACATATCAGTAAGCATACAGTAGATACACACCGTAAAACGATCATGCGCAAATTGGGCATTAAAGGTACGCCTGCGTTAGTACAGTTTGCCCATCAGTATGAACTTATCTGA
- a CDS encoding efflux RND transporter permease subunit, with amino-acid sequence MNIPKLAIRNYRFVFVLIVIGILIGSYALLNMPRSEDPKPDFPVYTIIAVYPGTGPEDMEELIVNPLEDALEEVDEIDQVNTRIEDGLAIIQVDGEFGIDTDEKYDEIVREINAASTELPDDLHSLDILQYSPNKRVSIQQFALVSPKLPYNELNDLAEVLEMKLERISGVNAAEVHAAPQEEIRISLDYQRMAQQHISLKQLIGVLQGNNYLLPGGDVNAGNRSFTIKSSGTYRSLEELKQTVVGSNQAHLVYLKDIAEVDFAYEDLRWKASYMGDKCIYITLTQKDDVNLIHLAEEIQLTADEFRSSLPESVQLYSVFEQAPAVQARIQDFFSNLLQGVFLVGAIILLFLGFRSSIIIVLVIPLSILLAIGSLQQTGFALQQISIAALVIALGLLVDNGIVVLENIVRYIKRGYTVKEAAMLGTQEVSSAIISSTITTLLAFGPLALLNSGAGEFLRSLPITVILVLCFSLILALSFSPIAAGLFLKPTVHKKRWIEAVLEKVIHRLYRPTLNVALRRPWLTLTIALIIFFGSLMLFPQIGVSFFPTADKALLLIEVETPEGSNVEETDRAVQFVASVLDTTALVKDYVTNAGHGNPTIYYNRVGEEYKKNHGQLLVNFTHWDAEKFYQTLAEFRKAFTHFPAAEITFSELKNGPPFEAPIEIKIIGNHSDTLKRLSFLVEEAITNTEGTLNVKNPLALNKTNLKIDINRDKAAMLNLPLADIDLGIRASLAGLTVDKLTLDDGEEYPLVLRMPVGEHSGIENLEQLYISTQSNAQVPLKQVATVTYKSAPKLIQHYDFQRSIAVTSNVVNPDKTTEVTLRLIEKLEQISFPEGYSYYVAGEYEAQQETFGDLGALLILAMVGIFAVLVLQFRSLVQPLIIFSAIPLAITGSFVALYLSGWSFSFFAFVGFISLVGIVVNNSIILVDYSNQMVREGKSVIEAVKEAAETRFTPILLTTTTTILGLLPLTLSNTSLWSPLGWTIIGGMISSTFLTLLIVPLLYRWFTRKSSIVVAETEKKLTSI; translated from the coding sequence ATGAATATCCCAAAGTTAGCCATACGTAATTATCGTTTTGTATTTGTTCTTATAGTCATAGGCATTCTTATTGGTAGCTATGCCCTACTCAATATGCCTCGTTCGGAAGATCCCAAGCCAGATTTTCCAGTCTATACCATTATTGCTGTCTATCCGGGTACCGGACCAGAAGATATGGAAGAGCTGATTGTAAACCCACTGGAAGATGCGCTGGAAGAGGTTGATGAGATTGACCAAGTAAACACCCGCATAGAAGACGGTTTAGCTATCATTCAGGTAGATGGTGAATTTGGTATAGATACAGACGAGAAGTATGACGAAATTGTAAGAGAAATAAACGCTGCCAGCACAGAGCTACCTGATGATCTGCACAGTCTGGATATTTTGCAATATTCACCCAACAAAAGGGTTAGCATTCAGCAGTTTGCGCTGGTCTCTCCTAAGTTACCTTACAATGAACTGAACGATCTGGCAGAGGTATTAGAAATGAAGCTGGAACGCATTTCAGGAGTCAACGCAGCAGAAGTACACGCTGCACCTCAGGAAGAGATAAGAATCTCCTTAGACTATCAGCGTATGGCGCAGCAGCATATTTCGTTGAAGCAGCTGATAGGTGTACTTCAGGGAAACAACTATTTACTCCCCGGCGGAGATGTAAATGCTGGTAACAGATCATTTACTATCAAGTCATCCGGCACATATCGTTCTCTGGAAGAACTAAAGCAGACCGTTGTAGGTAGCAATCAGGCGCATCTTGTCTACCTCAAAGATATTGCCGAGGTAGACTTTGCATATGAAGATCTACGATGGAAGGCCAGCTACATGGGTGATAAGTGTATCTATATTACCCTTACCCAAAAAGATGATGTAAATCTTATCCATCTGGCAGAAGAAATACAGCTAACAGCCGATGAATTTCGTAGCTCTTTACCTGAGAGTGTCCAACTATATAGTGTGTTTGAACAAGCTCCTGCAGTGCAGGCACGTATACAGGATTTCTTTTCTAATCTCCTGCAAGGTGTATTTTTGGTAGGTGCGATTATACTACTGTTTTTAGGATTTCGCTCCTCTATTATTATAGTACTGGTAATTCCGCTTTCCATACTTCTGGCAATTGGTAGCCTTCAGCAAACTGGTTTCGCACTACAGCAAATCTCTATTGCTGCTTTGGTTATCGCACTGGGTTTACTGGTAGATAATGGCATTGTGGTATTAGAAAACATCGTACGCTATATTAAGAGAGGCTATACCGTAAAAGAGGCCGCAATGCTAGGTACACAGGAGGTAAGCAGCGCAATAATAAGCTCTACCATTACTACCCTTCTGGCTTTTGGCCCATTAGCTTTACTCAATAGCGGAGCCGGAGAATTTCTACGTTCGCTACCCATTACGGTAATTTTAGTGCTTTGCTTTTCACTGATACTGGCACTAAGCTTCAGTCCCATTGCGGCAGGTCTATTTCTTAAACCTACCGTGCACAAAAAAAGATGGATTGAAGCAGTTTTGGAAAAGGTCATTCATCGGCTGTACCGACCCACTCTTAATGTCGCACTGCGCAGACCATGGCTTACCTTGACTATCGCCCTTATAATATTTTTTGGTAGCCTTATGCTCTTTCCTCAGATTGGTGTTAGCTTTTTTCCTACCGCAGACAAAGCATTACTCCTGATTGAAGTAGAAACTCCTGAAGGTAGCAATGTGGAAGAAACTGATAGGGCTGTTCAGTTTGTAGCCTCTGTTCTGGATACTACAGCGCTAGTTAAAGATTATGTAACCAATGCGGGGCATGGCAACCCTACTATATACTACAATCGGGTGGGAGAAGAGTATAAGAAAAATCATGGACAGTTACTGGTTAACTTCACCCATTGGGACGCTGAAAAGTTTTATCAGACCCTGGCAGAATTTCGGAAGGCCTTTACACACTTCCCGGCTGCCGAAATCACTTTTAGCGAACTTAAAAACGGTCCTCCCTTTGAAGCTCCTATTGAGATTAAAATTATTGGCAACCATAGCGATACCCTAAAGCGACTTTCTTTTCTGGTAGAAGAAGCTATTACCAACACTGAGGGCACCTTGAATGTAAAAAACCCTCTGGCGCTTAACAAAACTAACCTAAAAATTGACATCAATAGAGATAAGGCGGCAATGCTGAACCTACCGCTTGCAGACATAGATTTAGGTATACGGGCCAGCTTAGCAGGACTTACCGTAGATAAGCTTACACTGGACGATGGAGAAGAATACCCTCTGGTATTGCGCATGCCCGTAGGTGAGCACAGCGGTATAGAAAACCTTGAACAGTTGTATATTAGCACACAATCCAACGCACAGGTACCGTTAAAGCAAGTGGCTACGGTAACTTATAAGTCAGCCCCCAAACTGATACAGCACTATGATTTCCAGCGAAGCATAGCCGTAACTTCCAATGTGGTAAACCCTGATAAAACTACTGAAGTCACGCTTCGGCTGATAGAAAAACTGGAGCAAATTTCCTTTCCAGAAGGTTATAGCTATTATGTAGCCGGAGAGTACGAAGCCCAACAGGAGACTTTTGGTGATCTGGGAGCTCTACTTATACTAGCTATGGTAGGCATATTTGCAGTACTGGTTTTGCAGTTCCGCTCCTTAGTGCAGCCTCTAATCATTTTTTCCGCGATACCTCTAGCCATTACAGGTTCTTTTGTAGCTCTTTACCTTAGTGGATGGTCTTTCTCCTTTTTTGCTTTTGTCGGTTTTATCAGTTTAGTAGGTATAGTAGTAAACAATTCAATTATACTGGTAGACTATAGCAATCAGATGGTAAGAGAAGGTAAGAGTGTAATAGAGGCCGTAAAAGAAGCAGCTGAAACTCGATTTACGCCCATCTTGCTTACAACAACTACCACTATTTTAGGGCTACTCCCTCTAACATTGTCTAATACCAGCTTATGGTCACCTTTAGGTTGGACCATTATTGGAGGAATGATTTCCAGTACATTTTTAACGCTGTTAATTGTGCCATTACTGTACCGCTGGTTCACCCGCAAAAGCAGCATTGTAGTAGCGGAAACAGAAAAAAAACTAACCAGTATTTAA